One Triticum dicoccoides isolate Atlit2015 ecotype Zavitan chromosome 5B, WEW_v2.0, whole genome shotgun sequence genomic window carries:
- the LOC119310516 gene encoding uncharacterized protein LOC119310516 yields the protein MKFPQLPLTTAPPPALVRAAGGGHGPPPALGHPLHRSSAAGNGPRANTGARPRPAPPCPGHPSRLDSLRAEEEDDKTEILRSGSHSQTILHLLACLGRGNTTDTHAVLARADAIPDLLQRFDAFLGRPSHHQAAKPVREDAAAAAPPKRPKREHRRTVDECAGPMRFLERVKTADAGLYDMLLVLLFNVEMEGTLNAHQIYGKALEVFGSADSPLLRGFTEFLPLPTDGRDFLTRRRAREEPEHGPKRKAAASRKPSPSAAKKPRADHDRKTTTASKNGRVSAFRDAWEFEATYSKLAVTLRRTEKSLEELKPRMVESPEEVEPEPAPAPGRHGRPRTLEQLYPRRECQEVLQEMYGGMWGQMRAALEDGARTELALQTILRRLMKLEQVAVKMAMERRDRARVEARVKTLVLERRARDRAHAEGGMKKLNVD from the exons ATGAAATTTCCCCAACTGCCTctcaccaccgcgccgccgccagccTTGGTCCGCGCCGCCGGCGGCGGCCATGGACCCCCTCCAGCCCTCGGCCACCCTCTccaccgctcctccgccgccggcaACGGCCCCCGCGCCAACACCGGCGCCCGGCCCCGCCCCGCGCCTCCCTGCCCCGGCCACCCATCCCGGCTCGATTCCCTCCGTGCAGAAGAAGAGGACGACAAGACAGAGATTTTGAGG TCAGGCAGTCACAGCCAGACCATCCTCCACCTCCTCGCGTGCTTGGGCAGGGGCAACACCACCGACACCCACGCCGTCCTGGCCAGAGCGGACGCCATTCCCGACCTCCTCCAGCGCTTCGACGCCTTTCTCGGCCGCCCCAGCCACCACCAAGCTGCCAAGCCCGTCCGTGAGGATGCCGCCGCCGCGGCGCCGCCGAAGCGGCCCAAGAGGGAGCACCGCCGCACGGTCGACGAGTGCGCCGGGCCCATGCGGTTCTTGGAGCGGGTGAAGACGGCGGACGCCGGGCTCTACGACATGCTCCTGGTGCTTCTCTTCAACGTGGAGATGGAGGGGACGCTGAACGCGCATCAAATCTACGGGAAGGCCCTGGAGGTTTTCGGCTCCGCGGACAGCCCTCTCCTCCGCGGTTTCACGGAGTTCCTGCCGCTGCCGACGGACGGGCGTGACTTTCTGACGCGGCGTCGCGCAAGGGAGGAGCCGGAGCATGGACCGAAGCGCAAGGCCGCCGCCTCCCGCAAGCCGAGCCCGAGCGCGGCGAAGAAACCCCGCGCCGACCACGACCGGAAGACGACGACGGCCTCGAAGAACGGCAGAGTCTCTGCGTTTAGGGACGCGTGGGAGTTCGAGGCCACGTACTCGAAGCTGGCGGTCACGCTGAGACGCACGGAGAAATCACTGGAGGAACTCAAGCCAAGGATGGTGGAGTCGCCGGAAGAAGTCGAGCCggagccggcgccggcgccgggacGCCATGGGCGGCCGCGTACGCTGGAGCAGCTCTACCCTCGCCGCGAGTGCCAGGAGGTCCTCCAGGAGATGTATGGCGGCATGTGGGGGCAGATGCGGGCGGCGCTCGAGGACGGCGCGCGCACCGAGCTGGCGCTGCAGACGATATTGCGCAGGCTGATGAAGCTAGAGCAGGTGGCCGTGAAGATGGCGATGGAGCGGCGGGATCGCGCCCGTGTTGAGGCCCGAGTGAAGACGCTTGTCTTAGAGCGGCGGGCTCGGGATCGCGCCCACGCCGAGGGCGGGATGAAGAAGCTTAATGTAGACTGA
- the LOC119312619 gene encoding uncharacterized protein LOC119312619 isoform X2, translating to MASPPRRRTSLPYELVEEILLRLPPDDPACLLRLSFACKAWGRAVSQPDFRRRFIKAHQHRPPPLIGFLHNWEDERVPRFLSTTASPFSLPAPDRASWLALDCRHGRALFLSEGSGAQQLLVWDLSTGIRRRIPVPPLHSSYVSPTAAVLCPADGCDHRDCNGGPFRVVFVFTVYRLQIMYAGLTSVCVYSSETGTWSGALKKISHRSDALKFTCHSSLLLGRSLLYFMSDRGFILEYDLTSNVLTGFETPEVNFDPIFNLMVAEDGGIGVSEGFSSHLKLWSREESDAQWVISRVIDLQNLLPPAALVDAEAEVMVLGFAEGVNVIFVNTVAGLFTIELQSERVKKVCDNHGFCNLIPVVSFCTPVDRLKYQDLLPSIPSEDVGNEEGGEEEKTVDEAQQLLDKGSNTIKEGGEEEKTVDEAQQLLDKGSNTIKEGGFVDAVECVSHDLNVRSASNEESVKDTASEDDAKDSKTSGSNGEDAAPSLEKGDS from the exons ATGGCATCACCGCCACGCCGCCGCACCTCGCTCCCGTACGAGCTCGTCGaggagatcctcctccgcctccctcccGACGACCCAGCCTGCCTCCTCCGCCTCTCCTTCGCCTGCAAGGCCTGGGGCCGCGCCGTCTCCCAGCCCGACTTCCGCCGCCGCTTCATCAAGGCGCATCAGCATCGGCCACCGCCCTTGATCGGCTTCCTCCACAACTGGGAGGACGAGCGCGTCCCCCGCTTCCTCTCCACCACCGCCTCGCCCTTCTCCCTCCCCGCCCCGGACCGCGCCTCCTGGCTCGCCCTCGACTGCCGCCACGGCCGCGCCCTCTTCCTCTCAGAGGGATCTGGTGCTCAGCAACTCCTTGTGTGGGATCTAAGCACGGGCATCCGGCGGCGCATACCAGTGCCCCCGCTGCACAGCAGCTACGTGTCCCCGACCGCGGCCGTGCTCTGCCCAGCGGACGGGTGCGACCACCGCGACTGCAACGGGGGCCCCTTCCGCGTGGTCTTCGTCTTCACCGTGTACCGACTTCAGATCATGTATGCTGGTCTCACGTCGGTGTGCGTCTACTCGTCAGAGACTGGCACCTGGTCCGGTGCACTGAAGAAGATTAGTCACAGATCCGACGCATTGAAGTTCACATGTCATTCCAGCCTGCTCCTTGGGAGGTCTCTGCTCTACTTCATGTCCGACCGTGGGTTCATCCTAGAGTATGACTTGACCAGCAACGTCCTAACTGGGTTCGAGACGCCGGAGGTGAACTTTGACCCGATATTTAACCTCATGGTGGCGGAAGATGGTGGAATAGGAGTTAGCGAAGGCTTCAGTTCCCATCTCAAATTGTGGTCAAGGGAGGAGAGTGATGCACAATGGGTAATTAGCCGGGTCATCGACCTGCAAAATTTGCTCCCACCTGCTGCTCTCGTGGATGCAGAGGCTGAAGTGATGGTATTGGGATTTGCCGAGGGAGTGAATGTCATTTTCGTTAACACGGTGGCTGGCCTCTTCACAATCGAGCTACAGTCGGAGCGGGTGAAGAAGGTGTGTGATAATCATGGCTTCTGTAATTTGATTCCAGTTGTCAGCTTCTGCACTCCTGTGGACCGTCTCAAATACCAGGACCTGCTGCCGTCAATCCCTAGTGAGGATGTAGGTAATGAGgaggggggagaggaggagaaaacAGTAGATGAGGCACAACAGCTACTTGACAAGgggtccaatactatcaaggaggggggagaggaggagaaaacAGTAGATGAGGCACAGCAGCTCCTTGACAAGgggtccaatactatcaaggaaggTGGCTTTGTCGACGCCGTTGAATGTGTCAGCCATGACCTCAATGTCAG GAGTGCATCAAATGAAGAATCGGTGAAGGACACAGCCAGCGAAGATGATGCTAAGGACTCAAAGACCTCTGGTAGCAATGGTGAGGATGCTGCTCCATCTTTGGAGAAAGGCGATTCTTAA
- the LOC119312619 gene encoding uncharacterized protein LOC119312619 isoform X1, which yields MASPPRRRTSLPYELVEEILLRLPPDDPACLLRLSFACKAWGRAVSQPDFRRRFIKAHQHRPPPLIGFLHNWEDERVPRFLSTTASPFSLPAPDRASWLALDCRHGRALFLSEGSGAQQLLVWDLSTGIRRRIPVPPLHSSYVSPTAAVLCPADGCDHRDCNGGPFRVVFVFTVYRLQIMYAGLTSVCVYSSETGTWSGALKKISHRSDALKFTCHSSLLLGRSLLYFMSDRGFILEYDLTSNVLTGFETPEVNFDPIFNLMVAEDGGIGVSEGFSSHLKLWSREESDAQWVISRVIDLQNLLPPAALVDAEAEVMVLGFAEGVNVIFVNTVAGLFTIELQSERVKKVCDNHGFCNLIPVVSFCTPVDRLKYQDLLPSIPSEDVGNEEGGEEEKTVDEAQQLLDKGSNTIKEGGEEEKTVDEAQQLLDKGSNTIKEGGFVDAVECVSHDLNVSEQSQVNDSLDDVSRSASNEESVKDTASEDDAKDSKTSGSNGEDAAPSLEKGDS from the exons ATGGCATCACCGCCACGCCGCCGCACCTCGCTCCCGTACGAGCTCGTCGaggagatcctcctccgcctccctcccGACGACCCAGCCTGCCTCCTCCGCCTCTCCTTCGCCTGCAAGGCCTGGGGCCGCGCCGTCTCCCAGCCCGACTTCCGCCGCCGCTTCATCAAGGCGCATCAGCATCGGCCACCGCCCTTGATCGGCTTCCTCCACAACTGGGAGGACGAGCGCGTCCCCCGCTTCCTCTCCACCACCGCCTCGCCCTTCTCCCTCCCCGCCCCGGACCGCGCCTCCTGGCTCGCCCTCGACTGCCGCCACGGCCGCGCCCTCTTCCTCTCAGAGGGATCTGGTGCTCAGCAACTCCTTGTGTGGGATCTAAGCACGGGCATCCGGCGGCGCATACCAGTGCCCCCGCTGCACAGCAGCTACGTGTCCCCGACCGCGGCCGTGCTCTGCCCAGCGGACGGGTGCGACCACCGCGACTGCAACGGGGGCCCCTTCCGCGTGGTCTTCGTCTTCACCGTGTACCGACTTCAGATCATGTATGCTGGTCTCACGTCGGTGTGCGTCTACTCGTCAGAGACTGGCACCTGGTCCGGTGCACTGAAGAAGATTAGTCACAGATCCGACGCATTGAAGTTCACATGTCATTCCAGCCTGCTCCTTGGGAGGTCTCTGCTCTACTTCATGTCCGACCGTGGGTTCATCCTAGAGTATGACTTGACCAGCAACGTCCTAACTGGGTTCGAGACGCCGGAGGTGAACTTTGACCCGATATTTAACCTCATGGTGGCGGAAGATGGTGGAATAGGAGTTAGCGAAGGCTTCAGTTCCCATCTCAAATTGTGGTCAAGGGAGGAGAGTGATGCACAATGGGTAATTAGCCGGGTCATCGACCTGCAAAATTTGCTCCCACCTGCTGCTCTCGTGGATGCAGAGGCTGAAGTGATGGTATTGGGATTTGCCGAGGGAGTGAATGTCATTTTCGTTAACACGGTGGCTGGCCTCTTCACAATCGAGCTACAGTCGGAGCGGGTGAAGAAGGTGTGTGATAATCATGGCTTCTGTAATTTGATTCCAGTTGTCAGCTTCTGCACTCCTGTGGACCGTCTCAAATACCAGGACCTGCTGCCGTCAATCCCTAGTGAGGATGTAGGTAATGAGgaggggggagaggaggagaaaacAGTAGATGAGGCACAACAGCTACTTGACAAGgggtccaatactatcaaggaggggggagaggaggagaaaacAGTAGATGAGGCACAGCAGCTCCTTGACAAGgggtccaatactatcaaggaaggTGGCTTTGTCGACGCCGTTGAATGTGTCAGCCATGACCTCAATGTCAG TGAACAGAGCCAGGTGAATGATTCTTTGGATGATGTTTCCAGGAGTGCATCAAATGAAGAATCGGTGAAGGACACAGCCAGCGAAGATGATGCTAAGGACTCAAAGACCTCTGGTAGCAATGGTGAGGATGCTGCTCCATCTTTGGAGAAAGGCGATTCTTAA